From Pempheris klunzingeri isolate RE-2024b chromosome 18, fPemKlu1.hap1, whole genome shotgun sequence, a single genomic window includes:
- the mtmr9 gene encoding myotubularin-related protein 9: MEFAELIKTPRVDGVVLHRPFMPTVEGTLCLTGHHLILSSRQDNTEELWLLHSNIDSIEKRFVGSLGSIIVKCKDLRVIQLDIPGMDECLNITSSIEALSTLDSISLMYPFFYRPMFEVIEDGWNSFLPEDAFKDLESMTDEWRLSEVNKDFSVCPSYPPLVAVPKDVDDDSLRKVATFRHGGRFPVLSYYHKKNGMVMMRAGQPLTGTNGRRCKEDEKLINATLRPGKRGYIIDTRTINVAQQAKARGGGFESEANYPQWRRIHKAIERYNVLQESLIKLVEACNDQSHSMDRWLSKLEASNWQTHVKEILTTACLAAQCIDREGASVLVHGSEGVDTTLQVTSLAQIILDPACRTIRGFQGLVEREWLQAGHQFQQRCAQSAYSNSKPRQEAPVFLLFLDCVWQILRQFPCSFEFSESFLVLLFEHAYASQFGTFLGSSTAERAKMCLPEKTVSLWSWVNRPQELERLTNPLYEANGLVIWPSVAPQSLLLWEGVFLRWNRSSKCLDEAYEEMVHIIEYNKELQNKVNTLRRQLAQLETEDPLLQTP, from the exons ATGGAGTTTGCAGAGTTGATAAAGACACCCAGGGTGGACGGAGTCGTCCTACATCGGCCTTTCATGCCCACTGTGGAGGGGACCCTGTGTCTGACCGGCCATCACCTGATTCTGTCCTCCAGGCAGGACAACACAGAGGAGCTATGGCTGCTTCACTCAAACATTGACTCTATAGAGAAGAG ATTCGTGGGGTCTCTGGGAAGCATCATAGTCAAATGCAAAGACCTGAGGGTGATCCAGCTCGACATCCCTGGCATGGATGAATGTCTCAACATTACCAGCTCTATTGAG GCTCTATCCACACTCGATTCCATCTCGCTGATGTACCCTTTTTTCTACCGGCCCATGTTTGAAGTCATAGAAGATGGCTGGAATTCATTTCTTCCAGAAGATGCCTTTAAAGATTTGGAGTCAATG ACAGATGAGTGGAGACTGAGCGAAGTCAACAAGGACTTCAGTGTGTGTCCGTCATACCCCCCTTTAGTGGCAGTGCCCAAAGATGTTGATGATGACTCGCTGAGGAAAGTGGCGACCTTCCGTCACGGTGGCCGTTTTCCAGTACTTAGCTACTATCACAAGAAGAATGGCATG GTGATGATGCGAGCCGGGCAGCCTCTCACAGGCACCAACGGGCGACGGTGTAAGGAAGACGAGAAGCTGATCAACGCCACCCTGCGGCCGGGCAAGCGTGGTTACATCATTGACACACGCACTATTAATGTTGCCCAGCAGGCCAAAGCTCGAGGTGGAGGGTTTGAGTCTGAAGCTAACTACCCGCAGTGGAGGAGGATCCACAAGGCAATCGAAAG GTATAACGTCCTCCAGGAGAGCCTGATAAAGCTGGTAGAGGCGTGTAACGACCAGTCGCACAGTATGGACCGCTGGTTAAGCAAACTAGAGGCTTCCAACTGGCAGACTCATGTCAAGGAGATCCTCACCACTGCCTGCCTGGCTGCGCAGTGTATCGACAG GGAGGGGGCGTCGGTGCTCGTTCATGGTTCAGAGGGGGTCGACACCACCCTGCAGGTGACCTCCTTGGCTCAGATCATCCTCGATCCGGCCTGCAGGACCATCAGAGGCTTCCAGGGCCTGGTGGAGCGAGAGTGGCTCCAG GCGGGTCACCAGTTCCAGCAGCGCTGTGCTCAGTCGGCCTACTCCAACAGCAAGCCGCGCCAAGAGGCTCCCGTCTTCTTGCTCTTCTTGGACTGTGTGTGGCAGATCCTTCGCCAGTTTCCTTGCTCGTTTGAGTTCAGTGAGAGCTTCCTGGTGCTGCTCTTTGAACACGCCTATGCTTCTCAGTTTGGAACCTTCTTGGGCAGCAGTACAGCTGAGAG AGCCAAAATGTGTCTGCCTGAGAAGACTGTGTCCCTTTGGTCGTGGGTAAACCGGCCCCAAGAACTGGAGCGTCTGACCAACCCGCTCTACGAGGCCAACGGTCTCGTGATCTGGCCATCCGTGGCCCCTCAGAGTCTGCTGCTGTGGGAag GAGTGTTTCTCCGCTGGAACCGCTCCTCCAAGTGTTTGGACGAGGCCTACGAGGAAATGGTTCATATAATTGAATACAACAAGGAGCTTCAGAACAAAGTTAACACCCTGCGCAGGCAGCTGGCCCAACTAGAAACTGAAGATCCTCTGCTGCAGACaccatag
- the tdh gene encoding L-threonine dehydrogenase, with amino-acid sequence MPVIRSLSKVAKQALLSTPGCGCQPITVAVRNISFSPRQVTSDASFHSVSFSETDHPKVLITGGLGQLGVGLAKLLRKRFGKNNVILSDIRKPPSNVFHSGPFIYSDILDYKNLREIVVNNRITWLVHYSALLSAVGEANVALARSVNITGLHNILDIAAEHGLRLFVPSTIGAFGPTSPRNPTPDLCVQRPRTIYGVSKVHAELMGEYYHHRYGLDFRCLRYPGIISADSMPGGGTTDYAVQIFHDAIKSGKFECNLRPDTRLPMMYIDDCLRATLEVMEAPADTLSMRTYNINAMSFTPEELVMELQKQMPELEVAYDVDHVRQAIADSWPMNFDDSNARKDWGWKHDYDLPELVQTMLNFFGAETRMARAN; translated from the exons ATGCCTGTCATCAGAAGCCTCAGCAAGGTGGCCAAGCAGGCCCTGCTCAGCACCCCGGGGTGCGGCTGCCAGCCCATAACAGTGGCTGTGCGCAACATCAGCTTCTCCCCCCGGCAGGTGACATCTGACGCCAGCTTCCACTCCGTGTCCTTCTCAGAAACAGACCACCCCAAGGTGCTCATTACAG GTGGCCTGGGACAGCTCGGGGTGGGGCTCGCCAAACTCTTGAG GAAGAGGTTTGGAAAGAACAACGTCATTCTGTCTGATATCAGGAAGCCTCCAAGCAACGTTTTCCACAGTG GTCCCTTCATCTACTCAGACATCCTGGACTACAAGAACCTGCGGGAAATAGTGGTGAACAACCGCATCACCTGGCTGGTCCACTACAGCGCCCTCCTCAGTGCTGTGGGAGAGGCTAACGTGGCCCTGGCTCGCTCTGTAAACATCACCG GGCTTCACAACATCTTGGACATTGCAGCGGAGCACGGCTTGCGTCTGTTTGTCCCCAGCACCATCGGTGCCTTCGGACCCACTTCTCCCCGCAACCCTACGCCAGATCTCTGTGTACAGAGACCTCGCACCATCTATGGTGTCTCCAAAGTCCACGCTGAGCTGATGGGAGAG TACTACCACCACCGCTACGGCCTGGACTTTCGCTGTCTCCGCTACCCAGGAATCATCTCTGCTGACTCCATGCCTGGAGGCGGCACAACAG ACTATGCCGTCCAGATTTTCCATGATGCAATCAAAAGTGGCAAGTTTGAGTGCAACCTGAGACCCGACACGCGGCTGCCCATGATGTACATTGACGACTGCTTGCGCGCCACGCTGGAGGTAATGGAGGCACCAGCTGACACACTGAGCATGAGGACCTACAACATCAACGCCATGAGCTTTACTCCTGAGGAACTGGTCATGGAGCTCCAGAAGCAGATGCCCGAGCTGGAGGTCGCGTATGACGTTGACCATGTACGACAGGCGATTG CTGACAGCTGGCCAATGAACTTCGACGACTCCAACGCACGGAAGGACTGGGGCTGGAAGCACGATTATGATCTCCCAGAACTCGTCCAGACGATGCTGAACTTCTTTGGCGCAGAAACGCGCATGGCTCGTGCTAACTGA